The proteins below come from a single Lineus longissimus chromosome 5, tnLinLong1.2, whole genome shotgun sequence genomic window:
- the LOC135488575 gene encoding uncharacterized protein LOC135488575, whose product MYRRAMEDNISKGYAVMLTEEEAATSNQKTWYLLHHGVESPNKPGRIRVVFDAASSFGGTLLNQELLQGPDINNSLVGVLARFRENPIAIVADIEAMFMQFKVPADDADALRFLWSQDSEAEPKTYRMTRHIFGATDSPSICTYGLKRCALDNEADFDPMVAATVLRSFYMDDLYKSTAASIAIRLALQLIEMLDKAHLTLTKFVSNSLEVLKAIPESRRATGCKDLMIGCDLPTERALGITWDVASDTLSVKVAEMNQPNTRRGCLSDVSSLYDPLKMVGPVTLPAKRILKMTSKLNVGWDEQLPDVLLSSWLKWKVSLRGLGELRIPRCYFPEETPVSIELHHFGDASEVGYGTVSYLRKVKDDGTAHCSFVMAKGRTAPSVFVSVPRLELQAAVVASRVDRLIRRELDVEVDRVVFWTDSRITLQYIRNESMRFKTYVANRVTEIRDSSRPDQWRHVPGKDNPADDISRGQSVFMKCS is encoded by the coding sequence ATGTATCGCCGAGCCATGGAGGACAATATCAGCAAAGGGTATGCAGTCATGCTGACAGAAGAAGAAGCTGCCACCAGTAACCAGAAGACATGGTATTTGCTACACCATGGTGTGGAAAGCCCAAATAAACCTGGTAGAATCAGGGTGGTGTTTGACGCGGCGTCGTCGTTTGGAGGGACTTTGTTGAACCAGGAATTACTGCAAGGGCCAGACATTAATAATAGTCTTGTTGGTGTCTTGGCTAGATTCCGGGAGAACCCCATTGCCATAGTCGCAGACATCGAGGCGATGTTTATGCAATTCAAGGTGCCTGCAGACGACGCTGATGCCTTACGATTCCTGTGGTCACAAGATTCGGAAGCTGAACCAAAGACATATCGCATGACACGCCATATCTTTGGGGCAACGGATAGCCCCAGCATATGTACGTATGGACTAAAAAGATGTGCATTGGATAATGAAGCTGATTTCGATCCAATGGTTGCAGCCACAGTGCTCCGTAGTTTCTACATGGATGACTTGTATAAGTCTACAGCAGCGTCAATAGCAATAAGGCTAGCACTCCAGCTAATCGAAATGTTAGATAAGGCTCATCTGACATTGACAAAGTTTGTTTCAAACTCGTTGGAAGTTTTGAAGGCGATACCTGAATCGAGAAGAGCAACAGGGTGCAAGGATCTTATGATTGGATGTGACCTTCCTACAGAGCGAGCCTTAGGTATAACCTGGGATGTAGCATCAGACACCTTAAGTGTTAAGGTAGCGGAGATGAATCAACCGAACACAAGGCGAGGATGTCTCAGTGACGTGAGTTCCTTGTATGACCCTCTGAAAATGGTTGGACCGGTCACACTACCTGCCAAGCGAATTCTTAAGATGACAAGCAAACTTAACGTTGGATGGGATGAGCAGCTGCCGGACGTGTTGCTAAGTTCATGGCTGAAGTGGAAAGTCAGTCTAAGGGGGCTAGGAGAACTTCGCATCCCGAGATGCTACTTTCCAGAAGAGACTCCAGTTAGCATAGAGCTACACCACTTTGGAGACGCGTCTGAAGTAGGATATGGAACAGTCAGTTATCTTCGCAAGGTGAAGGATGATGGAACAGCCCACTGCTCGTTCGTTATGGCTAAAGGAAGGACAGCGCCATCAGTCTTTGTGTCAGTTCCGAGACTGGAACTTCAAGCTGCCGTAGTTGCGTCAAGGGTGGATAGACTTATCCGGAGGGAGCTGGATGTAGAAGTGGACAGAGTCGTATTTTGGACAGACTCCAGAATAACACTACAATACATAAGGAATGAATCCATGAGGTTCAAAACCTACGTTGCCAACAGGGTAACAGAGATTAGGGATTCTAGCAGGCCGGATCAGTGGAGGCACGTCCCGGGGAAGGATAATCCCGCTGACGATATCTCAAGAGGTCAGTCAGTTTTCATGAAGTGTTCATGA
- the LOC135488576 gene encoding uncharacterized protein LOC135488576: MCTSGEAKKAIKRYEGTSNGYTLALEILKERFGQPYQIVRSCLDKLTKGARITVQNRGALLEFADLLVSTHRTLQDQDQLAKANTQSTLKAIFDRLPTQWQAKWVKRVIDFEAKGQSPKLCDLVGFVHDLAKAANHAVFTVTSTGGSDFAKSSRKKDQGKGRFGSTNQATDKKATVALSTMSTQVQQKSDTQGQQKSNKAWRESKPRVESSSQVIGQSNNATNLKRCGYCDGKHSLWECDTFKVKQVDFRRKFVRNGGYCFCCLGRHYAKNCKSQKTCTVKGCDNNHHPLLHQDKPAQTQTTEAKKQTVTCGALGSEVPFKPRMVLLKVIPVTVQAENGKSITTFAILDSGSTATMVTKAVGNLLGIRGTPETISVNTVIVEGMNQDVVISRCLLTPVGRAEPQIPVERAHFVESLNISQRYRPDSLNLSDWDHLRDLDLAAEVEERSVSVLIGEEVPWAHAVLESSYGDQLNSQPYAVKTPLAWCMAGPAQSLNTSLSQISVNFIQEESTSGDNTLTDEKYQSLENAVKRLWEEEKYGFTCNGEKAISVEDKRGLKISEDTTKIVDGQYQTGLLWCKEDPVLPNNRAAAEKRLK; encoded by the coding sequence ATGTGTACTAGTGGAGAAGCAAAGAAGGCGATTAAAAGATACGAAGGGACTAGTAATGGTTACACGTTGGCTTTAGAGATTCTCAAGGAGAGGTTTGGTCAGCCGTACCAGATAGTCAGATCATGCCTGGATAAACTCACAAAGGGAGCTAGGATCACAGTCCAAAATCGTGGTGCTCTCTTGGAGTTTGCAGACCTGTTAGTTTCAACACACCGCACATTACAGGATCAGGATCAGTTAGCCAAGGCGAACACTCAGTCGACCCTCAAAGCAATATTTGATCGCCTTCCTACTCAGTGGCAGGCAAAGTGGGTAAAAAGGGTCATAGACTTTGAAGCAAAGGGACAGTCGCCTAAGTTATGTGACTTGGTTGGGTTTGTGCACGATCTTGCTAAGGCTGCCAACCATGCTGTTTTCACTGTTACTTCCACTGGGGGGAGTGACTTTGCGAAGTCATCGCGAAAGAAGGATCAAGGTAAGGGAAGATTTGGTAGTACTAATCAAGCTACAGATAAGAAGGCAACGGTGGCTTTATCAACCATGTCTACGCAAGTGCAGCAGAAGTCAGATACGCAAGGACAACAGAAGTCAAACAAAGCTTGGAGGGAGTCAAAACCTCGAGTTGAGAGCTCCAGCCAAGTGATAGGCCAGTCCAATAATGCAACCAATCTGAAGAGATGTGGCTACTGTGATGGTAAACATAGCCTATGGGAGTGTGACACATTTAAGGTGAAACAAGTCGACTTCAGGAGAAAATTTGTGCGGAATGGTGGATATTGTTTCTGTTGCTTGGGAAGACATTATGCCAAGAACTGTAAGTCGCAGAAAACCTGTACGGTGAAGGGATGTGACAACAATCATCACCCTTTGTTGCATCAAGATAAGCCAGCCCAGACTCAGACGACCGAGGCCAAGAAGCAAACTGTGACTTGTGGTGCACTGGGCTCAGAAGTGCCTTTTAAGCCTAGGATGGTGTTGCTGAAGGTTATCCCTGTAACAGTGCAAGCAGAGAATGGAAAGAGCATTACCACCTTTGCGATCCTAGATTCGGGCTCAACGGCAACTATGGTTACCAAGGCAGTTGGAAATCTACTTGGAATTAGAGGAACACCTGAAACCATATCTGTGAATACAGTTATCGTTGAAGGCATGAACCAGGATGTTGTCATCTCTCGATGCTTGCTGACTCCAGTTGGAAGGGCGGAGCCTCAGATACCGGTGGAAAGGGCACACTTTGTGGAGAGTCTTAATATCAGTCAACGTTATAGGCCTGACTCACTCAACCTGTCTGACTGGGATCATCTACGGGACTTAGATTTAGCAGCTGAAGTTGAGGAACGATCGGTGTCAGTATTGATCGGTGAGGAGGTTCCTTGGGCACACGCTGTTCTTGAGAGTAGCTACGGAGACCAGCTGAACAGTCAGCCGTATGCAGTAAAGACCCCTCTTGCCTGGTGCATGGCAGGGCCAGCGCAGAGTCTGAATACTAGTTTATCTCAAATCAGCGTGAACTTCATTCAAGAAGAGTCTACCAGCGGGGACAATACTTTGACTGATGAGAAGTATCAGTCTTTGGAGAATGCAGTTAAACGTCTTTGGGAGGAAGAGAAGTATGGTTTCACCTGCAATGGTGAGAAAGCAATATCGGTGGAGGACAAAAGGGGGCTCAAGATATCAGAAGACACAACTAAGATAGTTGATGGGCAATACCAGACAGGATTGTTATGGTGTAAGGAGGATCCTGTATTGCCGAACAACAGAGCTGCTGCCGAGAAAAGGCTGAAGTAA
- the LOC135488574 gene encoding uncharacterized protein LOC135488574 — translation MKFCDYIRAKSSSKTLVGEQFRKITVNDLEKARLAVVKYVQKEAYGQEIAALQKTGRVKASSQLKSLNPVIIDGVLRVGGRLSRAPLSHDAKFPMIVPRGSHLASILIYHFHAKVAHAGQEQVLAALRETFWIQKGRIAVRKIIRSCIGCRRRQAKRMHQLMADLPRMRLQAFEPPFTRTGLDCFGPLLVRKNRSTLKRWGLIFICLNVRAVHLEVLESMDTSSFINGLRCFTGRRGDPKDIWSDNGSNFKGGERELRQARADLNQKQIEDELSQEGIRWHFQPPTAAHMSRVWERLVKSVKGTLKAILGEALVTEEVLFNAMIEAERIVNSRPLCKVSDDPQDDQALSPSHFLCPRGILSVPPGDFDEREKYRSKWKHAQILAGHFWDRWLREYLPMLMERRKWREKVQNVCFGDLVMMAEDNLPKGEWPMARVVRTFPGDDGCVRVVEVKAKNGNLYVRPISKL, via the coding sequence ATGAAGTTTTGCGACTACATCCGAGCGAAGAGCAGCAGCAAAACCCTGGTGGGGGAGCAATTTCGGAAGATCACAGTGAATGATTTGGAGAAAGCTAGGCTAGCGGTCGTGAAGTATGTCCAGAAGGAGGCCTATGGCCAAGAAATTGCCGCCCTGCAGAAAACGGGAAGAGTCAAGGCTTCGAGTCAGCTCAAGAGTCTGAATCCGGTCATCATTGATGGTGTGTTGAGAGTGGGCGGGAGACTGTCACGAGCGCCACTCTCTCATGACGCAAAGTTCCCAATGATAGTCCCAAGAGGTAGCCATCTAGCCTCTATACTGATCTACCATTTTCATGCCAAGGTTGCGCATGCAGGCCAGGAGCAAGTCTTGGCTGCTTTAAGGGAGACGTTCTGGATCCAAAAGGGTCGGATTGCGGTTCGTAAGATCATCCGCTCGTGCATTGGATGTCGGAGGCGTCAAGCAAAGAGGATGCACCAGTTGATGGCAGACCTACCTCGAATGAGACTTCAGGCATTTGAACCACCCTTCACTAGGACGGGCCTTGATTGTTTTGGTCCGCTACTTGTCCGTAAGAATCGCAGTACTCTCAAGAGATGGGGCCTGATATTTATATGTCTGAATGTTCGGGCCGTTCATCTGGAAGTCCTGGAGTCGATGGATACCAGTTCCTTCATAAATGGCCTCAGATGTTTCACGGGGAGAAGAGGAGATCCGAAGGACATTTGGTCGGACAATGGAAGTAACTTCAAGGGAGGCGAGCGTGAACTTAGGCAGGCCCGAGCTGATTTGAATCAGAAGCAGATTGAAGATGAACTTAGCCAAGAAGGAATAAGGTGGCACTTCCAACCCCCGACTGCGGCACATATGTCCAGGGTATGGGAGAGGTTGGTTAAGTCAGTGAAAGGGACTCTGAAAGCGATACTTGGTGAGGCCCTTGTGACGGAGGAGGTTTTGTTTAATGCGATGATTGAGGCCGAGAGAATTGTCAACAGCCGACCACTGTGCAAAGTCAGTGATGACCCACAAGATGATCAAGCCCTGTCACCCAGTCATTTCCTGTGTCCCAGGGGGATCTTGTCAGTCCCTCCTGGCGACTTCGACGAGAGGGAGAAGTATCGCAGCAAGTGGAAGCACGCCCAGATCCTAGCAGGTCATTTCTGGGATCGGTGGCTTCGAGAATATCTGCCGATGCTCATGGAACGGAGAAAGTGGCGGGAGAAGGTTCAAAACGTTTGTTTCGGCGATCTCGTCATGATGGCTGAGGACAACTTGCCGAAGGGAGAATGGCCGATGGCTCGAGTTGTGAGGACCTTCCCCGGCGATGATGGCTGTGTTCGAGTGGTGGAGGTGAAGGCGAAGAATGGGAACCTGTACGTTCGAccaatcagcaaactttga